In Dama dama isolate Ldn47 chromosome 9, ASM3311817v1, whole genome shotgun sequence, the following proteins share a genomic window:
- the LOC133061484 gene encoding signal peptidase complex catalytic subunit SEC11C-like, with amino-acid sequence MVRASTVEAHLPASGLDIFGDLSKMKKRQLYYQVLNFAMIVSSALMIWKGLIVLTGSESPIVVVLSGSIEPAFHTGDLLFLTNFWEDPIRAGEIVVFKVEGRDIPIVHRVIKVHEKDNGDIKFLTKGDNNEVDDRGLYKEGQNWLEKKDVVGCARGFLPYVGMVTIIMNDYPNFKYALLAVLGAYALLKRES; translated from the coding sequence ATGGTGCGCGCCAGCACCGTGGAGGCGCATCTCCCCGCGTCCGGCTTGGACATCTTCGGGGACCTGAGTAAGATGAAAAAGCGCCAGCTCTACTACCAGGTCTTAAACTTCGCCATGATCGTGTCCTCTGCGCTCATGATCTGGAAAGGCCTGATTGTCCTCACTGGCAGTGAGAGCCCCATCGTGGTGGTGCTGAGCGGCAGCATAGAGCCAGCCTTTCACACGGGCGACCTTCTGTTCCTAACGAATTTCTGGGAAGACCCCATTAGAGCTGGAGAAATCGTTGTTTTCAAAGTTGAAGGACGAGACATCCCAATAGTTCACAGAGTAATCAAAGTTCACGAAAAAGACAATGGAGACATCAAATTTCTGACTAAAGGAGATAATAATGAAGTTGATGATAGAGGCTTGTACAAGGAAGGCCAGAACTGGCTGGAGAAGAAGGACGTGGTGGGGTGCGCCCGAGGGTTTTTACCATATGTCGGTATGGTCACCATAATAATGAATGACTACCCAAACTTTAAGTATGCTCTTTTGGCTGTATTGGGTGCATATGCGTTATTGAAACGTGAATCCTGA